In Psychrobacter immobilis, a single genomic region encodes these proteins:
- a CDS encoding YbeD family protein, with protein MTNLTPNQGVITGKRTDIQNPELWDFPMNYPLSIIGHEGERENLLNEVKLILGSQFPDFDLASIEVKPSKTGRFHSARVNLYLTAADQVNVLYASLDAAKTVRLVV; from the coding sequence ATGACCAACCTAACGCCCAATCAAGGTGTGATCACAGGCAAAAGGACGGATATTCAAAATCCTGAGCTCTGGGACTTTCCAATGAACTATCCACTTAGCATCATTGGTCATGAAGGCGAGCGTGAGAACTTACTCAATGAAGTGAAGCTTATTTTGGGCAGTCAGTTCCCTGATTTCGATTTGGCCTCGATAGAAGTGAAACCGTCTAAAACGGGTCGCTTCCATTCAGCACGGGTCAATCTATATCTTACAGCAGCCGATCAGGTCAATGTACTGTATGCCTCACTCGAC